A stretch of Aedes aegypti strain LVP_AGWG chromosome 2, AaegL5.0 Primary Assembly, whole genome shotgun sequence DNA encodes these proteins:
- the LOC5579251 gene encoding kazrin isoform X4 → MQLNGTVTMAASSEPPEPPPRNPDKINASLKQLAESKTRSLDTATDKTTAPATGARPFRPILSLDNAKPLTKPFESSGTPTSAPASSFANSNNNNNGSSHNSSLESNSTSTTGGPNSGTGTSGSSISSSGGGGGGDNGPAAAAELVRGGSSGSGVSPPGEGGGIAGQIGNKLNSGQQQISPTQSEKSSTGGSKEQSGDNSGGDNLFKNGVTDLESPQTTKIRMENERLTAEITRLKKLLQNSPEGAVGGVDLLSDNNSFDAQSTDDSGGRVEKLENELRISKELIQSLKLERKKLRSDKSDLLIQVKQLCSSLQDKEQELRNFIRNFEQRIRETENNSAKQNTERERERWSLLKHARDEAERSIALAAQLNARDIQLQRTQEQLQEARRQLSGCMSDQESLVSAAPLTPPSGLMTHNQTTTGGYSNISGTPGDRGSCSADSGVRELIAGSSDRESAAGDLNLSDGPCENGPCIQVDSDSVSLVSSHHNMYQYGTPKERSPTLSPLNAGAYSRSVDNTALANSFRSVEQLGSPVENENQTFSRRLQQQQQQAQSQSAKTGGASSSSGGGMGLTGRSGRGGTWGSISRVFARNRNRNKSNPVAEAEATDFQWSPLTEEGYAEKLRLLREASSMPMERWRASQVLAWLEVALGMPQYSARCAENVKSGKVLLELSDAELESGLGTSHPMHRKKLRLAIEEQRRPELVRYPTIGQLGHTWVASEWLPDIGLPQYGESFMHSLVDARMLDTLSKKELEKYLGVTRKFHQASIVHGIHVLRIMKYDRQALAMRRLQSENVDTDPIVWTNQRFIRWARSIDLGEYADNLKDSGVHGGLVVLEPSFSGDTMATALGIPPSKNIIRRHLATEFETLILPARYVIFCQMEEYQMDTSSRASSTMHKSSIR, encoded by the exons AAAACCCGTTCGCTGGATACGGCCACCGATAAGACAACCGCTCCGGCCACCGGTGCCCGACCATTCCGGCCTATCCTGTCGCTGGACAATGCAAAGCCATTAACGAAGCCATTCGAATCATCTGGAACGCCCACGTCGGCACCAGCCTCGTCGTTTGCCAACAGTAACAACAATAACAATGGCAGTAGTCACAACAGCAGCTTGGAATCGAATTCGACCAGCACAACCGGGGGTCCAAACTCGGGCACCGGAACCAGTGGAAGCAGCATCAGTAGTTCCGGTGGAGGCGGAGGTGGTGACAATGgccctgctgctgctgctgaacTGGTGAGAGGTGGTTCCTCAGGTAGCGGAGTAAGTCCACCGGGTGAAGGCGGTGGAATAGCTGGTCAAATTGGTAACAAATTGAACTCCGGTCAACAGCAGATCTCGCCCACGCAGAGTGAAAAGAGCAGCACAGGTGGGAGCAAGGAGCAGTCCGGTGATAATTCGGGTGGCGATAACCTGTTCAAGAACGGTGTGACAGATCTAG AATCACCGCAAACAACCAAAATACGGATGGAGAACGAACGTCTGACGGCGGAAATCACTCGACTGAAAAAGCTCCTACAAAATTCACCGGAAGGCGCCGTGGGAGGAGTGGATCTGCTGTCCGACAACAACAGCTTCGACGCACAATCAACCGATGACAGTGGCGGACGTGTCGAGAAGCTCGAAAACGAGCTTCGGATATCGAAGGAGTTGATCCAAA GTCTCAAGTTGGAACGCAAGAAACTTCGGTCGGATAAAAGCGACCTGTTGATACAGGTCAAGCAGCTGTGCTCCTCACTCCAGGACAAAGAGCAAGAACTGAGAAATTTTATCCGCAACTTCGAGCAACGAATACGGGAGACTGAGAATAATAGCGCCAAGCAGAACACCGAGCGGGAAAGAGAGCGGTGGTCTCTACTCAAACATGCCCGAGACGAAGCCGAACGGTCCATAGCGTTGGCTGCGCAACTCAACGCCCGAGACATTCAGCTGCAGCGAACCCAGGAACAGCTGCAGGAAGCTCGGCGGCAGCTGTCCGGTTGCATGTCCGACCAAGAGAGCCTCGTATCAGCGGCTCCACTGACTCCACCCTCCGGATTGATGACCCACAACCAGACAACTACCGGAGGATACTCCAACATTAGTGGCACTCCTGGCGATCGGGGTTCGTGTAGTGCCGATTCGGGAGTTCGAG AGCTCATTGCAGGAAGCAGCGATCGGGAGAGTGCGGCAGGTGATCTGAATCTCAGTGATGGGCCGTGCGAAAACGGGCCTTGCATACAGGTGGACTCGGATAGTGTATCGTTAGTGTCTAGCCATCATAATATGTATCAAT ATGGAACACCAAAGGAACGTAGTCCAACACTGTCTCCGTTGAACGCCGGAGCCTACTCACGATCTGTCGATAACACTGCACTTGCGAA CTCTTTCCGTTCCGTCGAGCAGCTAGGCTCTCCGGTCGAGAATGAGAACCAAACTTTTTCGAGAAGActgcaacaacagcaacagcaagcGCAATCACAATCAGCCAAGACTGGCGGTGCTTCCTCATCATCCGGTGGAGGAATGGGTCTGACCGGCCGAAGTGGCCGTGGTGGCACCTGGGGAAGTATATCACGGGTGTTCGCCCGCAACCGAAATCGCAACAAGAGCAACCCGGTGGCGGAGGCAGAAGCTACCGACTTCCAGTGGAGTCCCCTGACCGAGGAAGGTTACGCGGAGAAGCTACGACTGCTGCGGGAAGCTTCGTCGATGCCGATGGAACGCTGGAGGGCATCGCAAGTGCTGGCCTGGTTGGAGGTTGCTCTGGGGATGCCACAGTACAGTGCACGATGCGCAGAGAATGTTAAGAGTGGTAAGGTTTTGCTGGAACTGAGTGACGCCGAATTGGAAAGCGGGTTGGGAACGAGTCATCCAATGCACCGGAAGAAACTACGGCTGGCGATTGAAGAGCAGCGCAGACCAGAGCTTGTGCGATATCCGACTATCGGGCAGCTGGGACATAC GTGGGTAGCTTCCGAGTGGCTTCCGGACATCGGTCTTCCTCAGTATGGTGAATCGTTCATGCACTCGCTAGTGGACGCACGGATGTTGGATACGCTGTCCAAGAAAGAACTGGAAAAGTATCTAGGGGTCACCAGAAAGTTCCATCAGGCCAGTATAGTTCACG GTATCCATGTTCTACGAATCATGAAGTACGACCGACAAGCCTTGGCCATGAGACGGTTACAATCCGAAAACGTAGACACCGATCCGATCGTGTGGACCAATCAGCGGTTCATCCGTTGGGCGCGTTCGATAGATCTCGGAGAATATGCTGACAACTTGAAAG ACAGCGGAGTTCACGGCGGATTGGTAGTGCTGGAACCTTCGTTCTCTGGTGACACCATGGCAACTGCACTCGGAATTCCACCTTCGAAGAACATCATTCGACGTCATCTAGCTACCGAGTTCGAAACTCTCATCCTTCCAGCAAG GTACGTGATATTCTGCCAGATGGAGGAATATCAGATGGACACCAGCTCCCGGGCATCTTCCACCATGCACAAGAGTTCGATTAGATAA
- the LOC5579251 gene encoding kazrin isoform X5 encodes MQLNGTVTMAASSEPPEPPPRNPDKINASLKQLAESKTRSLDTATDKTTAPATGARPFRPILSLDNAKPLTKPFESSGTPTSAPASSFANSNNNNNGSSHNSSLESNSTSTTGGPNSGTGTSGSSISSSGGGGGGDNGPAAAAELVRGGSSGSGVSPPGEGGGIAGQIGNKLNSGQQQISPTQSEKSSTGGSKEQSGDNSGGDNLFKNGVTDLESPQTTKIRMENERLTAEITRLKKLLQNSPEGAVGGVDLLSDNNSFDAQSTDDSGGRVEKLENELRISKELIQSLKLERKKLRSDKSDLLIQVKQLCSSLQDKEQELRNFIRNFEQRIRETENNSAKQNTERERERWSLLKHARDEAERSIALAAQLNARDIQLQRTQEQLQEARRQLSGCMSDQESLVSAAPLTPPSGLMTHNQTTTGGYSNISGTPGDRGSCSADSGVRGSSDRESAAGDLNLSDGPCENGPCIQVDSDSVSLVSSHHNMYQYGTPKERSPTLSPLNAGAYSRSVDNTALANSFRSVEQLGSPVENENQTFSRRLQQQQQQAQSQSAKTGGASSSSGGGMGLTGRSGRGGTWGSISRVFARNRNRNKSNPVAEAEATDFQWSPLTEEGYAEKLRLLREASSMPMERWRASQVLAWLEVALGMPQYSARCAENVKSGKVLLELSDAELESGLGTSHPMHRKKLRLAIEEQRRPELVRYPTIGQLGHTWVASEWLPDIGLPQYGESFMHSLVDARMLDTLSKKELEKYLGVTRKFHQASIVHGIHVLRIMKYDRQALAMRRLQSENVDTDPIVWTNQRFIRWARSIDLGEYADNLKDSGVHGGLVVLEPSFSGDTMATALGIPPSKNIIRRHLATEFETLILPARYVIFCQMEEYQMDTSSRASSTMHKSSIR; translated from the exons AAAACCCGTTCGCTGGATACGGCCACCGATAAGACAACCGCTCCGGCCACCGGTGCCCGACCATTCCGGCCTATCCTGTCGCTGGACAATGCAAAGCCATTAACGAAGCCATTCGAATCATCTGGAACGCCCACGTCGGCACCAGCCTCGTCGTTTGCCAACAGTAACAACAATAACAATGGCAGTAGTCACAACAGCAGCTTGGAATCGAATTCGACCAGCACAACCGGGGGTCCAAACTCGGGCACCGGAACCAGTGGAAGCAGCATCAGTAGTTCCGGTGGAGGCGGAGGTGGTGACAATGgccctgctgctgctgctgaacTGGTGAGAGGTGGTTCCTCAGGTAGCGGAGTAAGTCCACCGGGTGAAGGCGGTGGAATAGCTGGTCAAATTGGTAACAAATTGAACTCCGGTCAACAGCAGATCTCGCCCACGCAGAGTGAAAAGAGCAGCACAGGTGGGAGCAAGGAGCAGTCCGGTGATAATTCGGGTGGCGATAACCTGTTCAAGAACGGTGTGACAGATCTAG AATCACCGCAAACAACCAAAATACGGATGGAGAACGAACGTCTGACGGCGGAAATCACTCGACTGAAAAAGCTCCTACAAAATTCACCGGAAGGCGCCGTGGGAGGAGTGGATCTGCTGTCCGACAACAACAGCTTCGACGCACAATCAACCGATGACAGTGGCGGACGTGTCGAGAAGCTCGAAAACGAGCTTCGGATATCGAAGGAGTTGATCCAAA GTCTCAAGTTGGAACGCAAGAAACTTCGGTCGGATAAAAGCGACCTGTTGATACAGGTCAAGCAGCTGTGCTCCTCACTCCAGGACAAAGAGCAAGAACTGAGAAATTTTATCCGCAACTTCGAGCAACGAATACGGGAGACTGAGAATAATAGCGCCAAGCAGAACACCGAGCGGGAAAGAGAGCGGTGGTCTCTACTCAAACATGCCCGAGACGAAGCCGAACGGTCCATAGCGTTGGCTGCGCAACTCAACGCCCGAGACATTCAGCTGCAGCGAACCCAGGAACAGCTGCAGGAAGCTCGGCGGCAGCTGTCCGGTTGCATGTCCGACCAAGAGAGCCTCGTATCAGCGGCTCCACTGACTCCACCCTCCGGATTGATGACCCACAACCAGACAACTACCGGAGGATACTCCAACATTAGTGGCACTCCTGGCGATCGGGGTTCGTGTAGTGCCGATTCGGGAGTTCGAG GAAGCAGCGATCGGGAGAGTGCGGCAGGTGATCTGAATCTCAGTGATGGGCCGTGCGAAAACGGGCCTTGCATACAGGTGGACTCGGATAGTGTATCGTTAGTGTCTAGCCATCATAATATGTATCAAT ATGGAACACCAAAGGAACGTAGTCCAACACTGTCTCCGTTGAACGCCGGAGCCTACTCACGATCTGTCGATAACACTGCACTTGCGAA CTCTTTCCGTTCCGTCGAGCAGCTAGGCTCTCCGGTCGAGAATGAGAACCAAACTTTTTCGAGAAGActgcaacaacagcaacagcaagcGCAATCACAATCAGCCAAGACTGGCGGTGCTTCCTCATCATCCGGTGGAGGAATGGGTCTGACCGGCCGAAGTGGCCGTGGTGGCACCTGGGGAAGTATATCACGGGTGTTCGCCCGCAACCGAAATCGCAACAAGAGCAACCCGGTGGCGGAGGCAGAAGCTACCGACTTCCAGTGGAGTCCCCTGACCGAGGAAGGTTACGCGGAGAAGCTACGACTGCTGCGGGAAGCTTCGTCGATGCCGATGGAACGCTGGAGGGCATCGCAAGTGCTGGCCTGGTTGGAGGTTGCTCTGGGGATGCCACAGTACAGTGCACGATGCGCAGAGAATGTTAAGAGTGGTAAGGTTTTGCTGGAACTGAGTGACGCCGAATTGGAAAGCGGGTTGGGAACGAGTCATCCAATGCACCGGAAGAAACTACGGCTGGCGATTGAAGAGCAGCGCAGACCAGAGCTTGTGCGATATCCGACTATCGGGCAGCTGGGACATAC GTGGGTAGCTTCCGAGTGGCTTCCGGACATCGGTCTTCCTCAGTATGGTGAATCGTTCATGCACTCGCTAGTGGACGCACGGATGTTGGATACGCTGTCCAAGAAAGAACTGGAAAAGTATCTAGGGGTCACCAGAAAGTTCCATCAGGCCAGTATAGTTCACG GTATCCATGTTCTACGAATCATGAAGTACGACCGACAAGCCTTGGCCATGAGACGGTTACAATCCGAAAACGTAGACACCGATCCGATCGTGTGGACCAATCAGCGGTTCATCCGTTGGGCGCGTTCGATAGATCTCGGAGAATATGCTGACAACTTGAAAG ACAGCGGAGTTCACGGCGGATTGGTAGTGCTGGAACCTTCGTTCTCTGGTGACACCATGGCAACTGCACTCGGAATTCCACCTTCGAAGAACATCATTCGACGTCATCTAGCTACCGAGTTCGAAACTCTCATCCTTCCAGCAAG GTACGTGATATTCTGCCAGATGGAGGAATATCAGATGGACACCAGCTCCCGGGCATCTTCCACCATGCACAAGAGTTCGATTAGATAA